The sequence TGAAACGTTGCGTCACTGGAGTGCTGTAACATGAATTTGCTTTGAATAAACACTGAACTTTTTTTCACCGCTACTtggtgtgccgtggactatcttctgatagatagataggagatagatagataggagatagatagataggagatagatagatagatagatagatagatagatagatagatagatagataggagatagatgatagataggagatagatagatagatagatagatagatagatagatagatagatagatagatagatagatggataaatagatagaaaaagatagataatagatagatagatagatagatagatagatagatagatagatagatagatagattacacATCCATTTAGAAACATTTGATCCTCTGTACCATCATTGTTTGTCATTGGTGTCACGCTTTCTTTGTTCTCCTCCTCCACGGATGTTTCACTCACTGGTAAATGGATTAGATAAAACAAGGTGGAATTAAATAAAAGTTGTTTACTATCAGATTACAGTCACAGACAGGTAATATAAAAGGTAACATATGTGCCCCTTCCCCAACAACCACATAACCCCGCCAGCACTCCGGTACTGCACTTCCaggtgacacattctctttaaggacATCACCTCATCTGGAAGTATTATGATATCTCAATGTGAGATTATGATtggtcagtgggggtctgaccacaTTGCGGGAGTGCGCTCAGATACCTGGCAgctgctgctcctgtcactgatcctCTTAAATGCCGCAACCACTATTGATtgaggcatttaaggggttaaatggtcaGCATCAGCGTGAAGGCAGCCGCTTATTTAGTAGCACATCTTTACATTGCTTTACCTCTGGGGCCAACACTAGAACTCAGTTGCGATCTCTTCTGCCGATGTCTATGACTCTTCTTCACGAAGGAGTTACAGTCTGGAATGATACAAAAATATAAGCTGTAATGCTACTCCGGACATGCAGGGTATTTATATTATAGAGTACTTCCTATAGCTGGTGGTAATGAAAGTGTGCGCTATCAACGATCCTATGAGGGTCATCAACAATAAGATGGTTGGAGACCAATTGTCACCAGAATTCTCAGAATTCGAAaattatcagatttttttttaacaaaatacgAGATGTAGGCAACAATGATCCTTACTTTACTTTCCACCAtttctactattttttttttttacctttagaaGTCATTTTTATGAAGGTGCTGTCTCCATTCCCATGTCTGACCATAATATCCATGGGAATCACACGCCTGCAGGTAACCTGCAGCAGATGAGCGTCTGTGTAACAAGCGGCACAGGTCACAAAAAGAGGGAGATTTCCTGGGCAGGGTGGTACTTCTTGTAAAGTCGTGTTCTGGCCGTTAACTGTGAAGTTCATGGGATCATCGGATACTGGGACAGACTGAGTACAGTGCAGCGCTGACAAAGGAAGTGCGAGAGAAAGTGATTGTAAATATAAAAGAGTTACTGAACTGATTGTAGAACAACCAATCTAATGACCGCATGAAGAATTATGTCGGTGAGAACTTCCACATAAAAGAAGAAACAACTGCTGCAGGAGAAAAGAGCAGCTGCAGGTGGATGTTGCTGAATAAGGGGAAGCGGATGGACAGAAAAAGAGCTGCTGTAGAATGATAATACTGAGGAGGGGAGGAGTCACAGGACAAAAAAAGAGCAGCTGCAGGTGGATGTTGCTGAATAAGGGGAAGCGGATGGACAGAAAAAGAGCTGCTGCAGAATGATAATACTGAGGAGGGGAGGAGTCACAGGACAAAAAAAGAGTTGCTGCAGGAGGGTGTTGCTGGATATGGGGAGGAGCTACAGGACAGAAAAAGAGCTGCTGCAGAAGGATGTTACTGAGGAGGGGAGGAGTCACAGGACAGAAAAAGAGCTGCTGCAGGAAGACAGtactggagaggggaggagctacagGAGAGAAAAAGAGTTGTGAAAAAGAGGGTGTTACTGAAGATGGAGAGGAACTGCTGCATGAAAAAGAGCTGCTGCAGGAGGGTGTTACTAGAGAGTGGAGGAGCTACAGGACAGAAAAAGAGCTACTTCATGAGGACATTGctagagagaggagctgctggacAGAAAAATACTGCTGTAAGAGAAAGttacaggggaggggaggagctaACGGACTAAGGAGAGCTACTGCAGGAGGGTTCtactggagaggggaggagctacagGACAGAAAAAGAGCTGCTGCATGAGGACATTGCTGGAGAGTGAGGAGCTGCTGGacggaaaaaaaaactgctgtaggAGGATGTTACTGGGGAGGGGAGGAGCTACCGGACCGAAAAGAGCTGATGCATGAGGGTGTTACTGGAAAGGGGAGGAGTCACAGAAGAGAAAAAGAGCTGCTGCAGGAGGATGTtactggagaggggaggagagaagtTTCTGGAGGCAAGAAGAGCCTTTGATTGTATCAACATATATGCCCATTAAGTAGTATAAGCACAATCTTCTGGTTTCTTAAGGACTTTTCTAGGATATTTCAGGTAGGTAACAAAGGGGGCTGGTATGGATAAGTGGATAAAGATCCCACCCAAATATTTTCTGTAGGAAAAGACTTTGTAGAGATGACTGCATGGGCACACATACTTACCAGAATGAGCCCCTTGGTAAAGGACAAATGAGCAGAGGGCCACAAGGAGAAAGTCTGTAAATAAGAAGATTCTCAAGTAACTATGGCTGTAGCCAATATGGTTATTTTACTTAGACCTtgtctccagtcactgactgatgtGGAGAGTAAAAGCCACCACCACCCTGGTCCATACTGTCACCCAAGGTTACTAAGCCAGCTAAGTGATAGCTGGGGGCTCCTGTTCCCAAGTGCTTGGTATCAACGGGAGGAGGTTATAAAAGTGGTGGATAGAAGTCCTAATACACTAAAACTAGCTCCCCAGAAAGTCTAAAGCGTTATCCCAAGATGATAACATCACCATCCACTGGGTAGATAATAAATATCTGATTGCTGGCGGTGTGACCACAGGGACCCTTACCGATCACAAAAAATTGTGCGAATCGATAGTGGTCAAGCATGCTCAATGTCACACTTTTATTTCCTAATGCGGCCTTTAAAGATAGTAGTGCATAAAACTTGACTGTCCCCATCAGTCCCTTAGCAACTGAATAGAGTGGCAGCGGGTATGTTAAGTGCAGCTCTCTTTACTCAAGAGACAAGTAAATCCATTATTGTGATTGGTGGATGTCAAGGTggtcagaccccaactgatcagatATTTATCCCCTTTCCCGTGGATGGGTGATAAGCTAACATCTTGGGATAACCCTTTGGAAGACATGAAGAACTCTGGCCAAAAGTAAAAATTTTTCAGATGACTTACGATTTCCGATGACTTCTTTAGGTAACTTCAAGCGGAATTTCCTGAGACTACCTACAGTAAAGAAACAGTAATGAGATGATCAAGAATATTCTTGCCAAGGAGAGAGAGGCAATGGTAAAAGGTTCATCATGCATGTGACTTTCAATGTAAGAGAGCTGTGAGAAGGGGGAATCCATACAAAACATACCTCATGCTATAAGCTGGCCGTACATGGGGTCCAGAAAAGGGCAATTGTTTCAAAACATCGGCTGATTGCCaccattgtcctttttttttatcatacgtGGATCCACAGGTATCCAGATTGAGAGCAGCATATTAACCAAAATGAAAGGGAATCCAATAAATCATatcccaccatcatcatcctccaaaCCCTTTCCTGTCCTATCTGTAAGATACTATCAGGGAATGATGAAGGAGAATGTGGGGTGACATCAGATACTTATGTTGGAAACTTTACACCATTCTATGTCTTGTTTGTGCAATGTATGGCAGAATTGTGGAATATGGTGGTGGGACTGAAGGTCTCCCAATGTTTTGTAGATGAAACTCTCCCAGTAATCTCCCATTTTTACCTAAGTTTAATTTGCCGTAGAAAAAACTTACCAAGTTTAGAACGAGGACCCTTGATGACAACCACTGTCTTTATCTTCTTGTTTTTACGTTTTCTccgcctcctcttcttcttcttctctttcttttgGACTGGTAGAAGACCTGGTTCTTGAGGCGGTGAAGGCTCCTTGTCTGAGTCTGAGTCAGTGTTGGAGGTCGGAACCTTTTCACCTTTGTCGGTgctcctaaaaaaataaaaaaaaatcatcaacatCTACATTATTTTCCTggaagaagtgacatgaccagTCATTGGATTCCATCATTGTAAGATAGGGATTACTGTTGAGTTAACTTATTGcattttaaaatttttgtatatttgatcccttgaagggatgtttaaccccttaaggaccgggcctgaaatggccttaaggaccggagcaaattttatgaatatgacctgtgtcactttattcattaataacttcgggatgcttttaaatatccggctgattctgagactgttttctcgtgacatattgtacttcgcatttcttgtaaattggagtcgatacttataacgaatctttatggaaaaccacaaaataacgtgaaaaattgtaaaaaaatgcatttttccaacttcaaaacttttctgcttatacagaaaatggttatgccacataaattatatattaaatagcattagcaacatgtctactttatgttggcggcatttattaaactatatttcattttttttagacaacagaaagcgtaaaacattagcagcaaatttccaaattttcagtaaaatttcaaaatcagatatttttagggacctgttcaggtttaaagtgtatttgaggggcctgtatgttagaaagccccacaaagcaccccatttcagaaactgcaccccccaaaactctgcaaaagcacatccagaaagtgttttaaccctttaggggagtcacagaaataaaagctaagtgtgtaagaaatttgaaaattttaattttctgtgcagagattttattgtaatccaatatttttcataattataaacttattaccagagaaatgcaccccaatatttattgccccgtttctgtagtttataaaaataccccatatgtggccctattgcgctatttgacgcaaccacaagcctcagatataagggagcgcctagtgaatttcaacgcctccgttatatttggtcatttctgactgtaccacttcaggttggcagaggctctggggtgccaaaacataagaaacacccctaaagggacaccatttagaaaactacacccctcaaggaatgtaactaggggtgcggtgagcatctggaccccacaggtgcttcacagattttcccaacaatatggcgtgaaaaaagacaaaagtattttttacactaaaacgttgttctagccttcaatttttcattttcacaaagggataaaaggaaaaaaaaaaacacaaaacatgtagcgcagtttctcccgagtacagaaataccccacatgtggacataaagtgccaagcggacgcagtgcgagcctccaaagggaaggagcgccaattggcttttgaaagctggatttcactggaatggatttcaagggccacgttgcatttacagagccctcgtgctgtcaaaacactggaaaccccccacaagtgaccccattctggaaactacacccctcaatgaatctaacaaggggtgcagtgagcatatggaccccactggtgacgggcaaaaatgtggaaaaatgtgacgtgaaagtgaaaattttcattttttcactttcacggcacaaatgtgcccgttatcaaggggtccatatcctcactgtgccccttgttatattccttgaggggtgtagtttccagaatggggtcacttgtggcgggtttccactgtcttggcagcacgagggctctgtaaatgcgacatggcgttcatcatccattctagccaaatccaacctccaaaatccaaatggcgctccttcccttcggaggcttgccctgcacccacatggcgctttatgtccacatgtggggtatttacggactcgggggaaattgctctacacattttgtgttttttttttctcttttaaccccttgtgaaaatgataaattcaaggctagaccaacattatagtgtaaaaaatgtaatatttcattttcacgccacattgttccacatttgtgcccgtcaccagtggggtccatatgctcactacaccccttgttacattccctgaggggtgtagttttcataatggggtcacttgtggggggtttcaactgtcttggcaacacaggggccttttaaatgcaacatggcccctcgaaatccattccagccaaatccagcctcaaaaaaccaaatggcgctccttccctttggaggcttaccctgcacccgcatgccgctttatgtcccattgtggggtatttccgtactcaggggaaattgctctacaaattttgtgtttttttttattttttaaccccttgataATGGcgattagaataatccctggatcaacgtgacccctgaaataggaataagggacagaatttagataatgtagaaccccaatgacgtgtggtgcgccttggagtgatccagtatgcagaggccggggggatcaggacaggtgtcacactggaaaatggtgtccttcctgatccccctgttacgttttcctggtgcgatacggggtcccacatatccagaagcgctgggtccgctccatggctgctaaatattagggctctattactgcttctgatattttcggatcgtgccgcaagctacagtagctcgggcagcgagggaccggaagagggggtgctggtataaaagttatccctgtacaggtggtaacctttatccagcagtgggaagattagttcccgaacgatcttcccactaactccgaggatggggggggggttcatctggggtggattcgggtgtcccttccgtcatacactctaagggtacgtgcacactgcggaatggcgaaggataaccctttgtgcatacCACAGCTGGCAcgcaccggcggactgatgcgggcgcgcgtctccgtctgtgtcatagactccattctatgcaagggcggattccgctctccgtccaacgtattcattctttggacggacgatggaatccgcccatgcatagaatggaatctatgacacgggcggagacgcgcgcccgcatcagtccaccggcgggtgccagctgcggaatgcacaaagggttatccttcgccattccgcagtgtgcacgtaccctaaatctgtaagtgtaccctgaggtactctcacagagtgtgtagaatttcacgccataccgtgatctcttattgggacggtactggcggaaaagacgtgtctggggggcagcgtatgctacgctacccccagatgcgtcattggaggatgaggatgatgaggatgaatggaggaaagaaggatccccccattcatcctcactggctgtttcggtgtcggaggcaataatagcgtatgcgtccgacaccgaaaacaccctgggggccatctttatacggggaatggtatatggggtatgtaaatgtgtagtggtgtagtgtaaaattttattccgtgtagtgtaatggtgttttttacatgttttttttaacattaagtataaaaaaaaaactacgccaagaaaggagttgccgataaatgtgcgg is a genomic window of Dendropsophus ebraccatus isolate aDenEbr1 chromosome 12, aDenEbr1.pat, whole genome shotgun sequence containing:
- the LOC138769554 gene encoding uncharacterized protein isoform X1, with translation MAVVIIDDHSVEAKTSTDKGEKVPTSNTDSDSDKEPSPPQEPGLLPVQKKEKKKKRRRRKRKNKKIKTVVVIKGPRSKLGSLRKFRLKLPKEVIGNHFLLVALCSFVLYQGAHSALHCTQSVPVSDDPMNFTVNGQNTTLQEVPPCPGNLPLFVTCAACYTDAHLLQVTCRRVIPMDIMVRHGNGDSTFIKMTSKDCNSFVKKSHRHRQKRSQLSSSVGPRVSETSVEEENKESVTPMTNNDEMCNMSVTVTDCPIVITQKKDVYTFHHVLLCPERVGILKNCSACFKDQSSLEISCTKNGDEDYGSLWVEHGRGQGASSLVEMNAEVCHKILKETDVGKTQGDQSDGGTSAEIKEYHNIEKKIKADKKGERSAGGTSAENSAGVDGFGIFLILVLFLIALAIGSMCGTCEDDSQRG
- the LOC138769554 gene encoding uncharacterized protein isoform X2, with product MAVVIIDDHSVEAKTSTDKGEKVPTSNTDSDSDKEPSPPQEPGLLPVQKKEKKKKRRRRKRKNKKIKTVVVIKGPRSKLGSLRKFRLKLPKEVIGNHFLLVALCSFVLYQGAHSALHCTQSVPVSDDPMNFTVNGQNTTLQEVPPCPGNLPLFVTCAACYTDAHLLQVTCRRVIPMDIMVRHGNGDSTFIKMTSKDCNSFVKKSHRHRQKRSQLSSSVGPRVSETSVEEENKESVTPMTNNDEMCNMSVTVTDCPIVITQKKDVYTFHHVLLCPERVGILKNCSACFKDQSSLEISCTKNGDEDYGSLWVEHGRGQGASSLVEMNAEVCHKILKETDVGKTQGDQSDGGTSAEIKEYHNIEKKIKADKKGERSAGGTSAENSAGTCEDDSQRG